A genomic region of Jeotgalibaca ciconiae contains the following coding sequences:
- a CDS encoding ribose-phosphate diphosphokinase, whose product MTEQYKDPKLKIFSLSSNIPLAEKIAEEVGVELGVVSSTQFSDGEVKINIDESIRGAHVYVIQSTSFPVNDHLMELLIMIDALKRASAKTINVVIPYYGYARQDRKAQSREPITAKLVANMITMAGADRVLALDLHAPQIQGFFDIPVDHLLGSPLLANYFLDNEMLANDDVVVVSPDHGGVTRARKLAEFIHAPIAIIDKRRPKANVAEVMNIIGDVKGKKCILIDDMIDTAGTITLAAQALKDAGAVEVYACCTHAVLSGPAMERLENSAIKEVIVTDSINLPKEKLTDKIVQISVSQLIAEAIKRIHENRSVSPLFQEKFKMLD is encoded by the coding sequence ATAACAGAACAATATAAAGACCCAAAATTGAAAATTTTTTCCTTGAGTTCCAACATTCCATTGGCTGAAAAAATTGCAGAAGAAGTTGGCGTAGAATTAGGTGTTGTATCATCTACACAATTTAGTGATGGCGAAGTAAAAATTAACATCGATGAAAGTATTCGTGGAGCGCATGTCTATGTTATCCAATCAACAAGTTTTCCAGTAAATGATCATTTAATGGAACTGCTTATCATGATTGATGCATTGAAACGCGCAAGTGCAAAAACAATTAACGTTGTTATTCCTTACTATGGTTATGCACGTCAAGATCGTAAAGCTCAGTCACGTGAACCAATTACTGCAAAACTCGTTGCGAATATGATCACAATGGCGGGCGCAGATCGTGTGTTGGCACTTGACTTGCATGCCCCTCAAATTCAAGGTTTCTTTGATATTCCAGTAGATCATTTATTGGGCTCACCATTATTAGCAAATTATTTCTTAGACAACGAAATGCTAGCAAATGATGACGTGGTAGTTGTTTCACCTGACCATGGTGGAGTAACACGTGCTAGAAAACTAGCAGAATTTATTCATGCACCAATTGCTATTATCGATAAGAGACGACCAAAAGCGAACGTTGCTGAGGTAATGAATATTATTGGAGACGTAAAAGGTAAAAAATGTATCTTGATTGATGATATGATTGATACTGCAGGAACAATTACGCTGGCAGCTCAAGCATTGAAAGATGCTGGAGCAGTTGAAGTGTATGCTTGCTGCACGCATGCAGTACTATCAGGACCCGCAATGGAGCGTCTGGAAAACTCTGCTATTAAAGAAGTAATTGTAACAGACTCAATTAATTTACCAAAAGAAAAACTAACCGATAAAATTGTGCAAATCTCTGTCTCTCAATTGATTGCAGAAGCAATCAAACGAATTCACGAAAACCGTTCTGTTAGCCCATTATTCCAAGAAAAATTTAAAATGCTAGATTAA
- the glmU gene encoding bifunctional UDP-N-acetylglucosamine diphosphorylase/glucosamine-1-phosphate N-acetyltransferase GlmU, protein MTKRYAIVLAAGQGTRMRSKLYKVLHKVCGKAMVEHVIDQVEVAGVDKVVTIVGHGAETVKETVGNRSEFVLQEEQLGTGHAVLQAESVIGKEKGTTLVICGDTPLLTGETLNKLVKHHEEQQAKATVLSAHAEDPFGYGRIIRNNDQLVEKIVEQKDSTEEEAKVNEINTGTYVFDNEALFEALSQVKNDNSQGEYYLPDVIEIIKAQGEIVSAYQMADMEEALGVNDRVALAEAAKTMKKRINEKHMRNGVTIIDPDHTYIDSEVVIGSDSIIEPGVVLRGKTIIGEECFIGSQSEICDSTIGDYVKVTSSMIEHSEMASNSNVGPYSHIRPNSKIGEAVHIGNFVEIKNATVGKDTKVGHLTYVGDADLGENINVGCGTVFVNYDGKKKHRSTIGDNTFIGCNVNVVAPVTIDKNTFLAAGSTITKDVPEGAMGIARARQENKEGYWDKLPPSNNQKG, encoded by the coding sequence ATGACGAAACGTTATGCAATTGTTCTTGCTGCTGGTCAAGGAACTCGAATGAGAAGTAAATTATACAAAGTCCTCCACAAGGTTTGCGGAAAGGCTATGGTAGAACATGTGATTGATCAAGTCGAAGTAGCTGGAGTAGATAAAGTAGTAACCATTGTTGGACACGGTGCTGAGACAGTTAAAGAAACTGTTGGAAATCGTTCTGAATTTGTTCTTCAAGAAGAGCAATTGGGAACTGGTCATGCTGTTTTACAAGCGGAATCGGTTATTGGTAAAGAAAAGGGAACAACCTTGGTAATCTGTGGTGATACACCTCTGCTTACGGGAGAAACTCTAAACAAATTAGTAAAACATCATGAAGAGCAACAAGCGAAGGCGACTGTTCTGTCTGCACATGCGGAAGATCCGTTTGGTTATGGACGAATTATTCGAAATAACGATCAGCTTGTAGAGAAAATCGTGGAACAAAAAGACTCGACCGAAGAAGAAGCAAAAGTAAATGAAATTAATACAGGAACGTACGTATTTGATAATGAAGCACTTTTTGAAGCACTTTCTCAAGTGAAAAACGATAACTCGCAAGGTGAGTACTACTTACCAGATGTGATTGAGATTATCAAAGCACAGGGGGAAATTGTCTCTGCTTATCAAATGGCCGACATGGAAGAAGCATTAGGCGTGAATGACCGTGTTGCATTAGCTGAAGCAGCTAAAACAATGAAAAAGCGTATCAATGAAAAACATATGCGTAATGGAGTTACCATTATTGATCCAGATCATACTTACATTGACTCAGAAGTAGTGATTGGATCTGATTCCATTATTGAGCCAGGAGTAGTGTTAAGAGGGAAAACCATTATCGGTGAAGAGTGCTTTATCGGCTCTCAGTCTGAAATTTGTGATTCTACAATAGGAGACTATGTAAAAGTAACGAGTTCCATGATTGAACATTCAGAAATGGCATCGAATAGTAATGTTGGACCTTACAGCCATATTCGTCCAAATAGCAAAATCGGCGAAGCCGTTCATATCGGAAACTTTGTTGAGATAAAGAACGCGACAGTTGGTAAAGACACGAAAGTTGGCCACCTGACTTATGTTGGAGATGCGGATCTTGGCGAGAATATCAATGTTGGTTGCGGCACAGTGTTTGTAAACTACGATGGAAAGAAAAAACATCGTTCGACAATCGGGGATAACACTTTTATCGGATGCAATGTAAACGTAGTTGCGCCAGTGACCATAGATAAAAATACGTTCTTGGCAGCTGGTTCAACCATCACAAAAGACGTACCGGAAGGCGCTATGGGAATTGCTCGTGCTCGGCAAGAAAATAAAGAAGGATATTGGGATAAATTACCACCTTCAAATAATCAAAAAGGATAG